One Eubacteriales bacterium mix99 genomic window carries:
- a CDS encoding 2Fe-2S iron-sulfur cluster-binding protein, whose product MDIFRQNNIYIEAPCGGKGICGKCKVRVRNGEVSDMTHLESQFLSHKEKQDGYRLACMTGILGDTEVVMENYLEGAQIMSTGIEYSVDISPQIAKKYIELDVPSVDDQRDDLKRLADALKTEAPEAGIFLIRRLPQVLRDSDFKVTVAYDGNKILDVDKGDTSDKIYGVAIDIGTTTVVCYLMNLITGAQVDVISGLNVQRTYGDDVISRIQYTMENIDGLSRLRQGIGNQISELIHGLARKNHIPIDDIYNVVIAGNTIMSHLLLGITPGHIAAAPFTPVATKAQI is encoded by the coding sequence ATGGATATATTCCGTCAGAACAACATCTATATCGAAGCTCCTTGTGGTGGAAAGGGGATTTGTGGAAAATGTAAAGTCCGGGTACGAAATGGCGAGGTATCAGATATGACCCATCTGGAATCCCAATTTTTGTCCCATAAGGAGAAGCAGGATGGCTATCGTCTGGCCTGTATGACCGGAATATTGGGAGATACGGAAGTAGTCATGGAGAACTATCTGGAAGGAGCTCAGATAATGTCCACAGGGATTGAATACTCTGTGGATATCTCTCCACAGATTGCCAAAAAATATATTGAATTGGATGTACCATCTGTGGATGACCAACGGGATGACCTCAAAAGGTTAGCCGATGCTTTGAAAACAGAAGCCCCGGAAGCTGGAATATTCCTGATAAGAAGGCTGCCTCAGGTGCTTAGGGATTCAGATTTTAAGGTGACAGTTGCCTATGATGGCAATAAGATATTGGATGTGGATAAAGGGGATACCTCTGATAAAATCTATGGGGTGGCGATAGATATAGGAACCACTACTGTAGTATGTTATCTGATGAATCTGATAACGGGTGCGCAGGTGGATGTAATATCCGGACTTAATGTTCAAAGGACCTATGGAGACGATGTGATATCCAGGATTCAGTATACTATGGAGAATATAGATGGGCTCTCCAGGCTAAGGCAGGGTATAGGTAACCAGATCTCAGAATTGATACATGGGTTGGCACGGAAGAATCATATTCCTATAGACGATATTTATAATGTGGTTATCGCTGGAAACACTATTATGAGTCATCTTCTATTGGGCATAACACCCGGACATATTGCTGCAGCTCCTTTTACCCCTGTTGCAACAAAGGCCCAGATATAA
- a CDS encoding ASKHA domain-containing protein: MDLSLGQASRVFVLPHISGYVGSDIVAGILASGMDRSEDVSLMIDIGTNGEIVLGNKDRMVCCSTAAGPAFEGANIRNGMGGISGAINTITLDGEKLRYTTIGDKAPLGICGSGIVDVVAMLLDLGIVDETGRLLDEREIESEVGSKLACRLRKVEDGLSAFTIVDEGSSGTGGSIVITQKDIREVQLAKAAIAAGIKVLVSKIGREMDEIANLYLAGGFGSYIDKRNAIRIGLIPPELQHRIIALGNAAGTGAMLSLLSLAEYERTNTIKAKAEYVELSSTPEFQNEYVDSMYFESP, encoded by the coding sequence TTGGATCTAAGCCTGGGTCAGGCTTCCAGGGTGTTTGTGCTTCCTCATATCTCAGGCTATGTGGGCTCAGATATCGTGGCAGGAATTCTTGCTTCGGGCATGGATAGAAGTGAGGATGTCAGCCTGATGATAGATATTGGTACAAATGGTGAGATCGTATTGGGCAATAAGGATCGGATGGTGTGTTGCTCCACTGCTGCAGGACCAGCTTTTGAAGGAGCCAATATCCGTAATGGAATGGGCGGAATCAGTGGAGCTATCAATACTATTACGCTGGATGGAGAGAAACTCAGGTACACAACCATTGGCGATAAGGCCCCTTTAGGTATATGTGGCTCCGGAATTGTAGATGTCGTGGCAATGCTATTGGACCTTGGTATTGTAGATGAAACGGGCAGGCTACTTGATGAAAGGGAGATAGAGTCGGAGGTTGGGTCGAAGCTGGCCTGTAGGTTGAGGAAAGTGGAGGATGGGCTTTCTGCATTTACCATTGTTGATGAGGGATCCAGCGGTACCGGCGGGTCTATCGTGATAACCCAAAAGGATATTAGGGAGGTCCAATTGGCAAAGGCGGCAATTGCAGCGGGAATAAAGGTACTGGTAAGTAAGATTGGCAGGGAGATGGATGAGATAGCCAATCTCTATCTGGCGGGAGGGTTTGGCAGCTATATCGACAAAAGAAATGCCATTCGGATAGGCTTGATACCGCCGGAATTGCAGCACCGCATTATTGCACTAGGCAATGCCGCGGGAACTGGGGCAATGTTATCCCTGCTATCCCTGGCGGAGTATGAAAGGACGAATACCATCAAAGCGAAAGCGGAATATGTGGAATTGTCCTCCACGCCGGAATTTCAAAATGAATACGTGGATTCCATGTATTTTGAAAGTCCCTAA
- a CDS encoding PocR ligand-binding domain-containing protein encodes MTYWNEAVKVGNDMGFDIEKAAKAIEHYGRVAGVGTSIIDSRGALVYSIGDSGTGCKFCRQVRELLDCEGDYCEKVHLYGGYQSERFEGKYIFFCPFGLVHWASPITLEGMVRGYLLCGPGLMVEADDFLLDDLLLKNHIKEEHLDQLMENLKSIPVIPPDKVTSLSELLFMVASQLSHISDAEYLQYLDRTEFYHNQSDISGYIHKIKAMDEKQSGISSYPFEKEKELLSCIAKGDKKGSQTILNEVLGHIFFSSGGDFETIRARILELIVLLSRAALEGGADVEQIFGLNYKYLNTIHNFNTVEELTYWLSKIMIRFTDCVFNLKDIKHVDVIYKAVGYIKQNYMKKITLEEVASHVYLSPSYFSKIFKDDMKCNFNTYVNHIRVERSKQLLRNDNINLVDVSNMVGYEDQSYFSKVFKKIVGVTPGKFRYTRGKYNFQEAE; translated from the coding sequence ATGACTTATTGGAATGAAGCAGTAAAAGTAGGGAATGACATGGGTTTTGATATAGAAAAGGCAGCTAAAGCGATAGAACACTATGGAAGAGTTGCCGGAGTAGGAACAAGTATCATCGATAGCAGAGGCGCCCTTGTCTATAGCATCGGAGATTCAGGAACTGGTTGTAAGTTTTGCAGGCAGGTTCGGGAACTTTTGGACTGTGAAGGAGATTACTGCGAAAAAGTTCATCTATACGGCGGCTATCAATCGGAGAGATTTGAAGGAAAATATATTTTTTTCTGTCCGTTTGGTCTGGTACATTGGGCTTCGCCTATAACTTTGGAGGGAATGGTCAGAGGATATCTATTATGCGGACCTGGTTTAATGGTGGAAGCTGATGATTTTCTATTGGATGATCTCCTGTTAAAAAATCATATCAAAGAGGAACATCTGGATCAGTTAATGGAAAATTTAAAGTCTATTCCAGTAATTCCACCCGATAAGGTTACCAGCCTGTCAGAGCTTTTATTTATGGTAGCTTCCCAACTATCGCATATATCGGATGCAGAGTATTTACAATATTTGGATAGGACGGAATTCTACCATAATCAATCCGATATATCTGGGTACATTCATAAGATAAAGGCCATGGATGAAAAACAGTCCGGTATTTCCTCTTACCCCTTTGAGAAGGAAAAGGAACTGCTATCCTGCATTGCAAAGGGGGATAAAAAGGGTTCTCAAACCATTCTCAACGAAGTGCTGGGACATATTTTCTTTTCCAGTGGCGGGGACTTTGAGACCATAAGAGCAAGGATTTTGGAGCTCATCGTTCTTCTTTCCCGTGCAGCTCTGGAAGGGGGTGCCGATGTGGAACAGATATTTGGGCTGAACTATAAATATTTAAATACCATCCACAACTTTAATACTGTAGAAGAGCTGACTTACTGGCTATCCAAGATAATGATCAGGTTTACAGACTGCGTATTTAATTTAAAGGACATCAAACATGTGGATGTGATATATAAAGCAGTTGGTTATATCAAACAGAATTACATGAAAAAAATTACACTGGAGGAGGTAGCTTCGCATGTATATTTGAGCCCATCCTACTTTAGCAAGATATTTAAGGACGATATGAAGTGTAATTTTAATACTTATGTAAACCACATTAGAGTGGAGCGAAGTAAACAATTATTACGAAACGATAACATAAATCTTGTGGATGTCTCTAATATGGTAGGTTATGAAGATCAAAGCTATTTTTCCAAGGTATTTAAAAAGATTGTGGGTGTTACCCCTGGTAAATTCAGGTACACCAGGGGGAAGTATAACTTTCAGGAGGCGGAATAA
- a CDS encoding corrinoid protein, translated as MDLLSEISGFLQQGRAKNVKELVQKAIDEGMDPKSILDHGLLDGMGIIGEKFKNNEVYVPEVLIAARAMYAGMEVLKPILTQTGVESKGKVVLGTVKGDLHDIGKNLVRMMMEGRGLEVIDLGIDVSPEKFVEAAKENNAQIIACSALLTTTMTEMKNVVETAKESGIRDQVTIMVGGAPVTDNFCKSIGADIYTPDAASAAEEAARVCASA; from the coding sequence ATGGATTTATTAAGTGAGATTTCTGGATTCCTACAACAGGGAAGAGCAAAGAATGTTAAAGAATTGGTTCAAAAAGCCATAGATGAGGGGATGGATCCTAAAAGCATTCTAGATCATGGACTTCTGGACGGCATGGGTATAATAGGTGAGAAGTTTAAAAACAATGAGGTTTACGTACCCGAAGTGCTTATCGCTGCCAGGGCTATGTATGCCGGAATGGAAGTTTTAAAGCCCATTCTTACTCAGACCGGTGTTGAGTCGAAAGGTAAGGTAGTACTTGGCACCGTAAAGGGAGATCTTCATGATATAGGTAAAAACCTGGTAAGGATGATGATGGAAGGGAGAGGTTTGGAAGTAATCGATTTGGGCATTGATGTATCCCCTGAGAAGTTTGTTGAGGCAGCTAAGGAGAACAATGCACAGATCATCGCTTGCTCTGCACTGCTTACCACTACTATGACTGAAATGAAGAATGTAGTTGAGACAGCAAAGGAGTCGGGAATAAGGGATCAGGTTACCATTATGGTGGGTGGTGCACCTGTAACCGATAATTTCTGTAAGAGCATAGGCGCTGATATCTACACGCCCGATGCAGCATCAGCAGCGGAAGAGGCAGCAAGGGTTTGTGCCAGTGCTTAA
- a CDS encoding vitamin B12 dependent-methionine synthase activation domain-containing protein: MAHTILDDIEFKIDKNRLFQKIHIDPAGEDGERVLALINKAEAIGKPRALYTLSYIDGKENDYVVVDGVKLTSRVMRVNFDKIDRVFPHVATCGRELHEWAEGMDDILDKYWAGTIMEMALETARNQIRRHIEENYHIGKSRSMNPGSLEDWPIGQQKELFRILGDVQNAIGVELTDSCLMIPMKSASGILFQTESDFENCQLCPGKNCPNRRAEYKEHLYEEKYSLKKR; this comes from the coding sequence ATGGCTCACACAATATTGGACGATATCGAATTCAAGATAGATAAAAACCGTCTTTTTCAAAAAATACACATCGATCCCGCAGGGGAAGACGGGGAGCGGGTACTGGCGCTGATCAATAAAGCAGAAGCCATAGGAAAGCCCAGAGCGCTCTATACCCTGTCTTACATTGACGGCAAGGAAAATGATTATGTTGTTGTAGACGGAGTGAAGCTGACAAGCCGCGTTATGCGGGTCAATTTCGACAAGATCGATAGGGTATTTCCCCATGTGGCCACTTGCGGCAGGGAACTTCATGAATGGGCAGAAGGAATGGACGATATTTTGGATAAATATTGGGCCGGTACCATAATGGAAATGGCACTTGAAACGGCAAGGAATCAGATCCGCAGACATATTGAGGAGAATTATCATATCGGTAAGTCCAGGTCAATGAACCCAGGATCTCTGGAAGATTGGCCTATCGGGCAGCAGAAGGAACTTTTCCGTATATTGGGGGATGTTCAGAATGCGATAGGAGTTGAGCTCACCGACAGTTGTCTGATGATTCCAATGAAGTCTGCGTCGGGTATCCTGTTTCAAACAGAATCCGATTTTGAGAACTGTCAGTTATGTCCTGGAAAGAACTGTCCCAATCGCAGAGCTGAGTATAAGGAGCATCTGTATGAGGAGAAATATAGTTTGAAAAAAAGATAA
- a CDS encoding helix-turn-helix transcriptional regulator: protein MRLKIRDMREDNDLTQTQIANYLSCDQSLYSKYEIGKRDVPLHIMVNLALFYNTSVDYLVGLTDEKKPYKRTGN from the coding sequence ATGAGGCTTAAAATACGCGACATGCGTGAAGATAATGATTTAACACAGACGCAAATTGCCAACTATCTTAGTTGTGATCAATCCCTTTACTCCAAGTATGAGATAGGAAAACGAGATGTGCCGCTTCATATAATGGTTAATCTAGCACTTTTTTACAATACAAGTGTAGATTATCTTGTGGGGTTGACTGATGAAAAGAAGCCATATAAACGTACTGGCAACTAA
- a CDS encoding extracellular solute-binding protein, which translates to MKKKRIMSMLLTGLLIVSLLSACRQKPASSRKVPSKAQEPTASGSSAEETNVQAGEEKGLQPYKEPITVSLFAKVDSTMNFKDGESMEDNLWTRLCKDKLNINVDYKWVVTDDQYNQKMSIAIASKAFADIMNFGASDKNFKLMYDAGYLTDLTSLYDEYASKYTKSLLEADDGTAINGGTFDGNLVGIPNTNASVEQSNVLWIRTDWLERSGKSAPKTMEELYDLAKIFQSADYDGVGTIYGISMDKGSETNAVSSVPGIFTGFGAYPTRWVEKDGKLVYGSTQPENKKALSYLAKLYSEGLIDKEYGVKDGAKVGEDACSGKIGLYIGGHASPLWPLNATVNEKADWTPYPMPSVSGKPPIQIVGSAASSYYVANKDCEHPEALFKLMNLFTKICFSDEGDPLYFITSEEYCEPFKLAPVQAWPMTKNIDVYKRIKEYRDTKDESIINANEETRQMFSFCKKYDETGVREGGWDYKRVFDVGGSEAVLSDYLDHGEIQYDRFYGVPTDTMSSKLSSLQKLEAETFSQIIMGASSVDEFDKFVSEWNKLGGSKITDEVNDWAKSK; encoded by the coding sequence ATGAAAAAGAAGAGAATTATGTCCATGTTGCTTACAGGATTGTTGATAGTATCTTTACTGAGCGCCTGCAGACAGAAACCAGCCTCCTCCAGGAAAGTTCCATCCAAAGCGCAGGAACCTACCGCATCCGGCAGCTCAGCCGAAGAAACAAATGTGCAGGCAGGAGAGGAAAAAGGTTTACAGCCCTATAAGGAGCCGATTACTGTGTCTTTGTTTGCAAAGGTGGATTCCACCATGAATTTTAAGGATGGCGAAAGCATGGAGGATAATCTCTGGACGCGGCTTTGCAAGGACAAGCTCAATATCAATGTGGATTATAAATGGGTCGTGACTGATGATCAGTACAACCAGAAGATGAGCATCGCAATAGCGTCAAAGGCTTTTGCCGATATCATGAATTTCGGCGCCAGTGACAAGAATTTTAAACTTATGTATGATGCCGGATATTTAACAGATCTGACTTCGCTATATGATGAATATGCCAGCAAATACACAAAGAGCCTGTTGGAGGCAGACGATGGAACAGCGATTAATGGCGGAACTTTTGATGGGAATCTGGTGGGAATTCCTAATACAAATGCTTCCGTTGAGCAGTCGAACGTTCTCTGGATTCGAACAGACTGGCTTGAAAGGAGTGGAAAATCCGCACCAAAAACAATGGAAGAACTATATGATCTGGCAAAGATTTTCCAATCCGCCGATTATGATGGCGTAGGTACGATCTACGGAATTTCCATGGATAAAGGCAGCGAGACGAATGCAGTCTCTTCGGTGCCGGGTATTTTTACCGGATTCGGCGCTTATCCTACACGCTGGGTTGAAAAAGATGGAAAACTTGTGTATGGCAGCACACAGCCTGAGAACAAAAAGGCACTCTCTTATTTGGCGAAGTTGTATAGCGAAGGTCTGATCGATAAAGAGTATGGCGTTAAGGACGGCGCCAAAGTTGGCGAGGATGCATGTTCCGGTAAAATTGGACTTTATATAGGCGGTCATGCCTCTCCACTTTGGCCACTGAATGCAACGGTTAATGAAAAAGCGGATTGGACTCCTTATCCCATGCCTTCTGTAAGCGGGAAACCGCCCATTCAGATTGTTGGCTCTGCGGCGAGTAGTTATTACGTTGCGAACAAGGACTGTGAGCATCCGGAGGCGCTCTTTAAGCTGATGAATCTGTTTACCAAGATCTGTTTCAGCGACGAAGGTGATCCACTATACTTTATCACCAGTGAGGAATACTGCGAGCCGTTCAAGCTAGCTCCTGTGCAGGCCTGGCCGATGACAAAGAATATCGATGTATATAAAAGGATCAAGGAATATCGGGATACTAAGGACGAGTCCATCATCAATGCCAACGAAGAAACCCGGCAGATGTTTTCGTTCTGTAAGAAATATGATGAAACCGGAGTTCGTGAAGGCGGATGGGACTATAAGAGGGTTTTTGACGTAGGCGGTTCAGAGGCTGTACTGTCGGATTATCTTGATCACGGAGAAATCCAATATGATAGGTTCTATGGCGTTCCGACTGATACGATGTCCTCAAAGCTTTCCTCACTGCAGAAGCTGGAAGCAGAGACTTTCTCTCAGATCATCATGGGTGCCTCCTCTGTCGATGAATTTGACAAGTTCGTCTCTGAGTGGAATAAACTAGGAGGATCTAAAATAACAGATGAAGTGAATGACTGGGCAAAATCCAAGTAA
- a CDS encoding ABC transporter permease subunit, with product MLQKSAVGSADQKKARTNKVKLQLPLHLMMIPGVILVVLFCYIPMFGIVMAFQDYNPLLGFFKSPWLGFNNFTYMFSMPDTLQVVWNTLYIAILKIIGNLLVPIVVALLLNEIGSRVFQRSLQTIIYLPYFLSWIILATVFIDILSPSSGAVNKVLGYLGVEPIYFLGDQKWFPITMVFTDIWKGFGYGTIIYLAALTGIDPTLYEASVIDGANRWKQTWHVTLPGIRSVVILMMTLQLGNVLNAGFDQIFNLLSPVVYKTGDIIDTLVYRMGLINTQYSLATAVGLFKSVISMILIALSYWLADKFANYRIF from the coding sequence ATGCTGCAAAAAAGTGCAGTTGGGAGTGCGGATCAAAAAAAAGCAAGAACGAATAAAGTCAAGCTTCAACTTCCGCTGCATTTAATGATGATTCCAGGTGTTATCCTTGTTGTACTTTTTTGCTATATCCCTATGTTCGGTATTGTGATGGCCTTTCAGGATTATAATCCGCTTTTGGGCTTCTTCAAATCACCTTGGCTTGGATTTAATAATTTTACCTATATGTTCTCGATGCCGGATACGCTTCAGGTGGTTTGGAATACATTATATATTGCGATTTTAAAAATTATCGGCAATTTGCTGGTACCGATTGTTGTGGCGCTGCTACTGAATGAAATAGGTAGCCGGGTTTTTCAGCGTAGCCTGCAAACCATTATCTATCTGCCGTACTTTCTTTCGTGGATCATTTTGGCGACTGTATTTATCGATATTTTGTCACCGTCCTCCGGCGCTGTCAATAAGGTTCTGGGTTATCTTGGTGTGGAACCAATCTATTTTCTGGGCGATCAAAAATGGTTTCCAATCACTATGGTATTTACTGATATCTGGAAAGGCTTCGGATATGGCACTATCATTTATTTGGCTGCGCTTACTGGTATAGACCCAACATTATACGAGGCATCAGTAATTGATGGAGCAAATCGTTGGAAGCAGACTTGGCATGTTACACTGCCCGGTATTCGTAGCGTGGTGATTTTAATGATGACACTACAGTTGGGCAATGTACTGAACGCCGGCTTTGATCAGATCTTTAACCTACTTAGCCCCGTGGTCTATAAGACGGGGGATATTATCGATACTCTCGTGTACCGGATGGGCCTGATCAATACGCAGTATAGCTTGGCGACGGCGGTGGGGCTGTTCAAGTCGGTCATTTCCATGATTTTAATAGCATTGTCATATTGGCTGGCCGATAAGTTTGCCAATTACCGGATCTTTTGA
- a CDS encoding carbohydrate ABC transporter permease has protein sequence MDSAVAVIAMLYKISVSRKFFLVCDYLILTLMGLSCFLPLLHVLALSFSSSSAATAGKVGLLPVNLNLSSYRYVAAKPEFWRAAGISLLRVLIGVPLQMLVTVMIAYPLSKDKNEFRGRSIYLWFFVVTMFFSGGLVPTYLTINALGLIDNFFALILPGAVSMFNVIILLNFFRGLPRELEEAAQIDGAGYWTCLWRIFVPLSKPAMATLVLFSAVGHWNAWFDGLIYMNKTSNYPLQSYLQTVVVAKDLTMITSAEMMSLKDISDQTNRAAQVFLAMLPIICVYPFLQKYFTKGIVLGSVKG, from the coding sequence ATGGATTCGGCGGTAGCTGTCATCGCTATGCTTTATAAAATAAGTGTGTCCAGAAAGTTTTTTTTAGTCTGTGACTATTTGATTCTGACTCTGATGGGGCTCTCGTGCTTTCTGCCGCTGCTGCATGTGCTGGCGCTGTCTTTCAGTTCCAGCTCCGCGGCTACGGCGGGTAAGGTTGGCCTGCTGCCGGTTAACTTGAATTTGAGTTCCTATCGATATGTGGCAGCCAAACCGGAGTTCTGGCGGGCAGCTGGGATTTCATTGCTGCGGGTATTGATCGGAGTACCACTTCAAATGCTCGTCACCGTGATGATTGCCTATCCGCTTTCCAAAGATAAAAACGAGTTCAGAGGGCGGAGCATCTATCTCTGGTTCTTTGTCGTAACGATGTTTTTCAGCGGCGGGCTGGTGCCGACCTATCTGACGATTAATGCGCTGGGCTTGATCGACAACTTCTTTGCATTGATCCTTCCAGGCGCAGTATCAATGTTCAATGTAATCATTTTACTGAATTTTTTCAGGGGATTACCGAGAGAATTGGAGGAAGCTGCTCAAATTGATGGTGCTGGCTACTGGACATGTCTATGGAGGATATTTGTTCCGCTGTCCAAGCCGGCAATGGCAACGCTGGTTCTTTTCAGCGCTGTCGGGCACTGGAATGCCTGGTTCGATGGTCTCATCTATATGAATAAAACCAGTAATTATCCATTGCAAAGTTATCTGCAGACCGTCGTGGTCGCAAAGGATTTAACCATGATTACCAGTGCCGAGATGATGTCCTTAAAGGATATCTCAGATCAGACGAATCGGGCCGCACAGGTTTTCCTGGCTATGCTTCCGATCATCTGTGTTTATCCGTTTTTACAGAAGTATTTCACAAAAGGCATTGTGCTGGGCAGCGTAAAAGGTTAG
- a CDS encoding family 78 glycoside hydrolase catalytic domain, producing MQYPIHFIKVGNEYADVDHLVPAPYIRKSFWIDAQVKAAKLLITGLGFYRIFVNGREITKGILAPYISNPDDLVYYDSYDVTKQLTDGENVIGVMLGNGMQNAFGGYIWDFDKARWRDVPMTAFRLDCEFVSGKRMSVESDESCKVHSSPLLFDELRCGEYYDARLEIPGWCTPGFDDSGWANALRAVPPRGELRICEAEPIVKSAEITAVSIVPYQNGYLYDFGVNSAGVCRLRIEGEAGQEIVMHHCEWYHDGILEQKNINFEDRGDPRAKLVQVGRYTCRGGSPESYSPAFAYYGFRYVYVEGITPSQATPALLTYEVMHSDLEERGGFRCSDKTANKLQELTRRSTLANFYYFPTDCPHREKNGWTGDAAMSAEHTLLNLSAEKSYREWLRNITAAQNKQGALPGIVPTGGWGFTWGNGPAWDCVLIYLPYYIYKLRGDREVVRENEAAIFRYLHYMNTRRDERGLVAIGLGDWCQPGHAPDKPKSPLVVTDTAICLDIAAKSAELFDALGMREEKRYARDLWEGLRASFRRYLIDFPTMTVSGACQTSQAAAIYFDIFDSAEKQAAFERLKEFIAQENGHLDAGMIGLRILFHVLSDFGEADLAYQMITRPDFPSYGNWVASGATSLREMFQQEGENAGSLNHHFFGDISSWFIQGVAGIVPNPYGEGCDTLAIRPNFITGLSYAEAYHQAPAGRIEVKWEREKEEVLLTVTAPATITGVIRMPKGWTLASGLSEMPLSSGRYRCKTASACEYSAGQ from the coding sequence ATGCAGTATCCGATTCATTTTATCAAAGTCGGCAACGAGTATGCCGATGTAGATCATTTGGTGCCGGCTCCGTATATACGAAAAAGTTTTTGGATTGATGCGCAGGTAAAAGCGGCCAAATTGCTGATCACCGGCCTTGGCTTTTACCGTATATTCGTGAATGGACGGGAAATCACCAAGGGGATTCTGGCTCCGTATATCAGTAATCCGGATGATCTGGTCTATTATGACAGCTATGATGTCACGAAGCAGCTTACGGACGGCGAAAACGTGATCGGGGTGATGCTGGGCAATGGTATGCAGAATGCTTTTGGCGGGTATATCTGGGATTTTGATAAGGCCCGCTGGCGGGATGTGCCAATGACAGCTTTTCGGCTGGACTGTGAGTTCGTATCGGGAAAACGCATGTCTGTGGAAAGCGATGAGTCCTGCAAAGTACATTCCTCTCCGCTGCTCTTCGATGAGCTTCGCTGTGGAGAATACTATGACGCCCGTCTTGAGATTCCAGGGTGGTGCACGCCTGGGTTCGATGACAGCGGCTGGGCGAATGCACTGAGAGCTGTTCCGCCCCGGGGCGAGCTGAGGATTTGCGAGGCGGAGCCGATCGTGAAATCCGCAGAGATTACAGCGGTTTCCATTGTTCCGTATCAGAACGGTTACCTCTATGATTTTGGTGTCAACTCAGCCGGTGTCTGCCGTCTGCGTATTGAAGGCGAAGCCGGTCAGGAAATCGTAATGCACCATTGTGAGTGGTATCACGATGGGATTCTGGAGCAGAAGAATATCAACTTTGAGGATCGTGGCGATCCTCGCGCCAAGCTGGTGCAGGTTGGCCGCTATACCTGCCGGGGTGGTTCGCCCGAAAGTTATAGCCCGGCCTTTGCCTATTACGGCTTTCGCTATGTGTATGTGGAGGGAATCACCCCGTCACAGGCTACACCGGCGCTTTTGACCTATGAAGTGATGCATTCCGATCTGGAGGAAAGGGGAGGCTTTCGCTGCTCTGATAAAACTGCCAACAAACTGCAGGAGCTTACACGACGTTCAACCCTTGCCAATTTTTATTATTTTCCAACAGACTGTCCGCACCGTGAGAAAAATGGCTGGACTGGTGATGCAGCCATGTCCGCCGAGCATACGCTTTTGAATCTGTCTGCTGAAAAATCGTACCGGGAATGGCTTCGGAATATAACAGCGGCACAGAATAAGCAGGGTGCTCTGCCGGGTATTGTTCCCACCGGTGGCTGGGGTTTTACGTGGGGGAATGGCCCTGCGTGGGACTGCGTCCTAATATATCTGCCGTACTATATCTATAAGCTGCGGGGCGATCGGGAAGTCGTCCGGGAAAACGAGGCGGCAATCTTCCGGTATCTGCACTACATGAATACCCGGCGGGATGAGCGCGGACTTGTAGCCATCGGTCTGGGGGATTGGTGCCAGCCCGGCCATGCTCCGGATAAACCAAAATCACCGCTCGTGGTAACGGACACCGCTATTTGTCTGGATATCGCTGCAAAATCCGCCGAGCTTTTTGACGCATTGGGCATGAGGGAGGAAAAGCGCTATGCGCGGGATTTATGGGAAGGCCTTCGCGCTTCCTTTCGGCGTTATCTGATCGATTTTCCGACAATGACGGTAAGCGGCGCCTGCCAGACTTCACAGGCTGCGGCTATTTATTTTGATATATTTGATTCGGCGGAAAAACAGGCTGCTTTTGAACGGTTAAAGGAATTTATCGCACAGGAGAACGGACATCTTGACGCCGGCATGATCGGCCTTCGAATCCTTTTCCATGTTCTGTCCGATTTTGGTGAGGCTGATCTCGCCTATCAAATGATTACCCGACCGGACTTTCCTTCTTATGGAAACTGGGTAGCATCGGGTGCGACCTCCCTGCGGGAAATGTTCCAGCAGGAAGGAGAAAATGCGGGATCCTTGAATCATCATTTCTTCGGTGATATCAGCAGCTGGTTTATTCAGGGTGTGGCTGGCATTGTGCCGAATCCCTACGGAGAAGGTTGTGATACGCTGGCCATCCGGCCCAATTTTATAACCGGTTTGTCCTATGCAGAGGCCTATCATCAGGCGCCGGCTGGTCGGATAGAGGTAAAGTGGGAGCGTGAGAAAGAGGAGGTCCTGCTTACCGTAACTGCGCCCGCCACCATAACAGGTGTCATCCGCATGCCAAAGGGATGGACGCTAGCATCGGGTTTGTCCGAAATGCCTCTTTCCAGCGGTCGGTATCGGTGCAAAACAGCCTCTGCCTGTGAGTATTCTGCCGGCCAGTAA